In Bacillus sp. KH172YL63, one genomic interval encodes:
- a CDS encoding type III polyketide synthase, with translation MPKILSVEKEVPPVKITQKEASEFAKQLFSSSFKDIGRLINVFQNGEIESRYFVNDLQWFSKEHSFREKNDAYICHAVDLGSRVIRKTLTEHRLTMNDIDAIITISSSGISTPSIEARIMNSLPFSPHIKRIPLWGLGCAGGAGGLARAYEYCLAFPEATVLVLSIELCSLTFQHGDRSKSNLIGTSLFADGVACAVVCGDDSTVLEGVSQPLPAIIATQSTLLEDSLDVMGWEVKDNGLYVVFSKDIPALVKNWLRPNVEGFLDQHGVKLGGINHFVAHPGGKKVIEAYREALGMDESMTSEALKVLKEYGNMSSATILYVLKEFMDKGCSRGDIGLGTALGPGFSSELLLMRWE, from the coding sequence ATGCCGAAAATCCTGTCTGTTGAAAAAGAAGTACCTCCGGTGAAAATCACCCAGAAAGAAGCTTCGGAATTTGCCAAACAGCTGTTTTCGTCAAGCTTCAAGGATATCGGCCGGCTTATCAATGTGTTTCAAAATGGAGAGATAGAAAGCCGGTATTTCGTTAATGATCTTCAATGGTTTTCGAAAGAACATTCTTTCAGGGAAAAGAATGACGCATACATATGTCATGCTGTGGATCTGGGGAGCAGGGTGATCAGAAAAACCCTTACAGAACACAGGCTCACGATGAATGACATTGATGCCATCATCACGATCTCATCATCTGGGATATCCACCCCGAGCATTGAAGCAAGGATCATGAATTCCCTGCCATTTTCTCCTCATATCAAGCGGATCCCGCTTTGGGGATTGGGGTGCGCAGGGGGAGCAGGCGGACTTGCCCGGGCATATGAATACTGTCTGGCATTTCCTGAGGCGACTGTGCTGGTCCTTTCCATAGAGCTGTGTTCTCTGACATTTCAGCATGGGGACCGGTCTAAGAGTAACTTGATCGGGACATCGCTTTTTGCTGATGGTGTAGCCTGTGCAGTCGTATGTGGAGATGACAGTACTGTACTGGAGGGAGTTTCACAGCCGTTGCCAGCGATCATCGCCACCCAATCAACGCTTCTGGAGGATTCATTGGATGTCATGGGGTGGGAAGTAAAGGACAATGGGCTATATGTGGTGTTTTCAAAAGACATCCCTGCGCTTGTGAAGAATTGGCTCCGTCCCAATGTTGAGGGATTCCTGGACCAACATGGTGTAAAGCTTGGGGGCATCAATCATTTTGTTGCCCATCCTGGAGGAAAGAAAGTGATTGAAGCATACCGGGAAGCGCTTGGCATGGACGAATCGATGACGTCAGAAGCTTTGAAAGTGTTAAAGGAATATGGAAATATGTCTTCTGCGACGATACTTTATGTGCTGAAAGAATTTATGGATAAGGGCTGTTCACGGGGGGATATTGGTTTGGGGACCGCGCTTGGTCCCGGGTTCAGTTCGGAATTATTATTGATGAGGTGGGAATGA
- a CDS encoding chemotaxis protein CheX, with translation MILTKSVTDILNSSVQAIKSVIPMNIDVKQPSLLTEPFSQHKIGVLIGFTGGVRGRMIVDGEEESFQALGASMFGMPLEGEMLESFAGELGNMIAGNLATLLAQAGHSLDITPPTVIVGQSKMYGFDKALKLPITIENVGDFLVILMIEI, from the coding sequence ATGATTTTAACAAAAAGTGTCACCGATATACTAAATAGTTCAGTACAGGCAATCAAAAGTGTCATCCCTATGAATATTGATGTGAAGCAGCCCTCTTTGTTGACGGAACCTTTCAGCCAACATAAGATTGGCGTGCTCATCGGATTTACCGGTGGTGTACGCGGCAGGATGATCGTAGATGGAGAAGAGGAATCCTTTCAGGCACTGGGCGCATCCATGTTCGGAATGCCGCTTGAAGGGGAAATGCTCGAGTCGTTCGCCGGGGAGTTGGGTAATATGATCGCTGGTAATCTTGCCACATTACTCGCCCAGGCAGGACATTCACTTGACATTACCCCGCCGACCGTCATTGTCGGCCAGTCCAAGATGTATGGATTTGACAAAGCTTTGAAACTTCCTATTACGATTGAAAATGTCGGAGACTTTTTAGTGATATTGATGATTGAAATATAA
- a CDS encoding isoprenylcysteine carboxylmethyltransferase family protein, with amino-acid sequence MYFFLFFSVLIIQRIVEVVIAKSNEKWMIRQGAKEYGQAHYKLMVAIHVAFFISLLIEGGIKESGVNSYWPFLLCAFLITQIMRIWVITSLGKYWNTKIIVLPNAESVNKGPYKYLKHPNYLIVTIELIIVPLLFNAYWTMFIFALLNQLILSVRIPLEEKALRNETDYGEVHIQTKGWGSLMKKEK; translated from the coding sequence CTGTATTTCTTTCTGTTCTTTTCAGTGTTGATCATTCAACGGATTGTGGAAGTTGTGATAGCGAAATCAAATGAGAAATGGATGATAAGGCAGGGAGCGAAAGAATATGGACAGGCCCATTATAAATTGATGGTCGCGATCCATGTAGCCTTTTTCATCTCTTTGTTGATTGAAGGCGGTATAAAGGAATCGGGGGTCAACAGCTATTGGCCATTCCTGCTGTGCGCATTCTTGATCACCCAGATCATGCGGATATGGGTGATCACTTCTTTAGGGAAGTATTGGAATACAAAAATCATCGTGCTGCCGAATGCTGAGTCTGTCAATAAGGGTCCATATAAATACTTGAAACATCCAAACTATTTGATTGTAACGATCGAACTGATCATTGTTCCCTTACTTTTCAATGCGTATTGGACGATGTTCATTTTCGCACTGCTCAATCAGCTCATCCTCTCGGTACGCATTCCCCTGGAGGAGAAAGCTTTACGGAATGAAACAGATTACGGGGAGGTTCACATCCAAACAAAAGGGTGGGGATCACTCATGAAAAAAGAAAAATAA
- a CDS encoding SDR family NAD(P)-dependent oxidoreductase → MFIPSFSLQDKLAIVTGAGRGIGRAISIGLAEAGADVVLLSRTKTDLEETAEIIEGMGRKAYVLQTDVTSKQEISHVVPYIEAQGRSIDILINNAGMNIRSAALDVTEEEWQVIMDTNLKSAFMMSQEVGKHMKENGKGKIINIASVAGHVALRTGVVYASTKAAMIQMTKVLALEWGQYQINVNSIGPWYFRTPLTKKLLEDEEYVNDILSVTPLKRIGELQELVGPAVFLSTDASDYITGQTLFVDGGMTINGF, encoded by the coding sequence ATGTTTATTCCATCATTTTCATTACAGGACAAATTAGCGATTGTAACCGGTGCCGGCCGTGGAATTGGACGGGCAATCAGTATCGGATTGGCAGAAGCGGGGGCTGATGTTGTCCTGTTATCCAGGACGAAAACAGACCTTGAAGAAACGGCTGAAATCATCGAAGGAATGGGAAGGAAGGCATATGTCCTTCAGACAGACGTGACGTCAAAGCAGGAGATCAGTCATGTAGTCCCATACATAGAAGCTCAAGGAAGATCCATCGATATCTTGATAAACAACGCAGGTATGAATATTCGCTCTGCTGCACTGGACGTAACGGAGGAAGAGTGGCAGGTAATCATGGATACCAATTTAAAATCCGCCTTCATGATGAGCCAGGAAGTCGGAAAGCATATGAAAGAGAATGGAAAGGGTAAAATCATCAATATTGCGTCTGTGGCAGGACACGTTGCCCTCCGGACCGGAGTCGTATACGCATCGACCAAAGCTGCGATGATCCAGATGACAAAAGTGCTCGCGTTGGAATGGGGACAATATCAAATCAATGTCAACAGCATCGGACCCTGGTATTTCAGGACCCCTTTGACGAAGAAGCTGCTTGAGGACGAGGAGTATGTCAACGATATTCTCTCAGTCACTCCGCTGAAAAGGATCGGAGAACTTCAAGAACTGGTGGGACCGGCGGTGTTCCTTTCTACCGATGCATCGGATTATATCACCGGACAGACGCTGTTCGTTGATGGCGGCATGACAATCAACGGCTTTTGA
- a CDS encoding cytochrome c oxidase subunit II — MHMHRYEKWWLTLGTGSLILFLIILGISAFHQGHQPPSAKAYINPEHVDNIAPFDEPGLKKVEGKDWDYELVLVASAFLYTPGEIEVPKGSTLKVIATTKDVVHGFEVAGTNINMMLEPGFISEYTTTLDKTGEFLVVCNEYCGVGHHSMKSMIKVVD, encoded by the coding sequence ATGCACATGCATCGTTATGAAAAATGGTGGTTAACGTTAGGAACAGGGTCTCTTATATTATTTTTAATCATTCTCGGTATAAGCGCTTTTCATCAAGGTCATCAGCCTCCAAGCGCTAAAGCCTATATCAACCCAGAACACGTGGATAACATCGCTCCTTTTGACGAACCAGGTTTAAAGAAGGTCGAAGGGAAGGATTGGGATTATGAGCTGGTATTGGTCGCTTCTGCTTTTCTTTACACACCCGGGGAGATTGAAGTTCCCAAAGGATCGACGTTGAAGGTGATCGCCACGACGAAAGATGTCGTCCACGGCTTTGAAGTGGCTGGCACAAATATCAACATGATGCTTGAACCAGGATTTATCAGTGAATACACCACAACCCTTGATAAGACTGGGGAATTTCTTGTTGTGTGTAATGAATATTGCGGAGTGGGACATCACTCCATGAAATCGATGATTAAGGTGGTGGACTAA
- a CDS encoding cytochrome c oxidase subunit 2A: MGKPELQNKTVVKLEDSKSLKGTLTSVLLLGGFLVLTWLGVFLLFLDRF, translated from the coding sequence ATGGGAAAACCGGAATTACAGAATAAAACGGTCGTCAAACTGGAGGATTCCAAATCGCTGAAGGGCACCCTGACTTCCGTTTTATTATTAGGCGGATTTTTGGTCCTTACATGGTTAGGCGTGTTTCTACTATTTTTAGATCGTTTTTAA
- a CDS encoding b(o/a)3-type cytochrome-c oxidase subunit 1 has product MKSFVKIDKKDALLAMTHIYVGFIALALGGLAGLLQVLVRSGRFTLPAGIGYYQVLTVHGVLLGLVLTTFFILGFQHAAISRTSGTYSPKARLMGWLGFWVMLIGTTMAAVMILLNEATVLYTFYAPLQAHWIFYLGLTFVVVGSWLGGAGMIMKYVSWRKENPGQPSPLLTFMAIINTVLWIVATIGVAGTVLFQLLPWSLGLVDRVDVLVSRTLFWYFGHPLVYFWLLPAYMAWYVIIPKVIGGKIFSDSLARLSFILFLLFSIPVGFHHQLVEPGIDAYWKFLQVVLTFMVVIPSLMTAFSLFATFEMYGRSKGATGLFGWFKKLPWGDARFTVPFIGMVAFIPAGAGGLVNASNQMNQVVHNTIWVTGHFHLTLATSVVLTFFGISYWLVPHLTGRVLTKAMNKLAIVQAIVWAVGMGIMSGAMHAAGLLGAPRRSSYSTYGDAPQALDWIPYQVAQAVGGTILFMGIILVLYIFINLAFFAPKGNEEFPIGEQAETAEKTPMIFENWRIWLTVVAALILVAYSVPFIDMIQNAPPASKGYRMW; this is encoded by the coding sequence ATGAAATCGTTCGTAAAAATTGACAAAAAAGATGCCCTTCTCGCAATGACCCATATTTATGTCGGCTTCATCGCACTCGCACTCGGTGGACTGGCAGGGTTATTACAAGTATTGGTGAGATCAGGAAGATTCACCCTTCCAGCAGGGATCGGATACTATCAGGTATTGACGGTTCACGGCGTATTGCTTGGGCTCGTCCTCACAACCTTTTTCATTCTCGGATTCCAGCATGCTGCCATCTCACGTACGTCCGGCACCTATTCACCGAAAGCCCGCCTGATGGGGTGGCTTGGATTCTGGGTGATGCTTATCGGTACCACTATGGCGGCCGTCATGATTCTCCTCAATGAGGCAACTGTCCTTTATACATTTTATGCACCACTCCAGGCTCATTGGATCTTCTACCTCGGTTTGACGTTCGTCGTGGTCGGCAGCTGGCTCGGCGGGGCTGGAATGATCATGAAATATGTCAGCTGGCGGAAAGAAAATCCAGGACAACCGAGTCCACTGCTTACATTCATGGCAATCATCAACACCGTGTTATGGATCGTTGCTACAATCGGTGTCGCAGGAACAGTATTATTCCAGCTCCTCCCCTGGTCTCTTGGACTTGTGGATCGTGTTGACGTTCTGGTCAGCAGGACTCTATTCTGGTACTTCGGTCACCCGCTCGTATATTTCTGGCTGCTTCCCGCTTATATGGCATGGTATGTTATCATCCCTAAAGTCATTGGCGGTAAAATCTTTTCCGATTCACTGGCACGGTTATCGTTTATACTTTTCCTCCTTTTCTCAATCCCTGTCGGTTTTCACCATCAGCTGGTTGAGCCGGGAATTGACGCATACTGGAAATTTCTGCAGGTTGTCCTGACATTCATGGTGGTGATCCCTTCCCTGATGACCGCATTCTCACTGTTTGCCACCTTCGAAATGTACGGACGTTCAAAAGGCGCTACGGGATTATTCGGTTGGTTCAAAAAACTGCCATGGGGAGACGCCCGTTTTACCGTTCCATTTATCGGTATGGTCGCTTTCATCCCAGCCGGAGCAGGTGGATTGGTCAATGCATCCAATCAGATGAATCAGGTTGTCCATAATACGATCTGGGTGACAGGTCACTTCCACCTGACACTTGCCACCTCCGTCGTGCTTACGTTCTTCGGTATCTCCTATTGGCTCGTGCCTCATTTAACAGGCCGGGTCTTAACGAAGGCGATGAACAAATTGGCCATCGTGCAAGCGATCGTATGGGCTGTCGGCATGGGCATCATGTCCGGAGCGATGCACGCAGCCGGTTTACTCGGCGCTCCGAGACGTTCATCTTATTCAACCTACGGAGACGCTCCACAGGCACTTGACTGGATCCCTTACCAGGTCGCCCAGGCAGTCGGCGGAACAATCCTCTTTATGGGGATCATCCTGGTCCTATACATCTTTATCAATCTTGCATTCTTCGCACCAAAAGGAAACGAAGAATTCCCGATTGGAGAACAGGCAGAAACTGCTGAAAAAACGCCTATGATATTTGAAAACTGGAGAATTTGGTTAACGGTTGTAGCAGCACTCATCCTCGTCGCCTACTCCGTCCCGTTCATCGACATGATCCAAAACGCCCCACCAGCATCAAAAGGATATCGGATGTGGTAA
- a CDS encoding dynamin family protein: MSGIKQKSIHLHKRMEELAAYYELFSQNGDGERADKVERLAEKLFNDELILAFCGHFSAGKSTMINHLMGEEILPSSPIPTSANLVKVHRANVDFAKIHYHDSEPLYFQAPYDFSTVKEYCKNGEDVYSVEIGRSRSEVPEGISILDTPGVDSTDDAHRLSTESAIHLADAVFYVMDYNHVQSQVNFEFTKEMVRHGVKLYLIVNMIDKHQEEELSFRDFKESVSSSFASWGVVPDGTFFTSLRDPRHPHNNLVKFQKLIGEQVDKKSGLIEESAQSAISQLKSEHERWYEEELEKIERKARDVLSEHEWKNKEGLLSSEKKLMDEVSKKDVSSVKEQFEEKRKEVLKNAYLMPFETREMAKAFLESRQKDFKVGFLFSKQKTEDERAERLEKFKEEINSRIESQLEWHLKTLGKDMVKAYGAGDSAEWDRLTLAIDEVFLTDLIKPGAGVTSDYVLQYCEDLSEALKKRARNDSNERIQRLLIELETSSAREKEAALKELHLLQEKTAVIYEWDAMSHEKDTQIKRMRAIQIDSKQAEIIIQKWKERWKEREETYTVASQSDSSQPKEEKTKAPKRHHQEKEQNESSIEEVTQRLDVMTDVFRKYKGFSKIADHLAGKKTRLSNQSFTIALFGAFSAGKSSFANALLGKKVLPVSPNPTTASINRIKPVSEEGKHETAHVQIKTHEQLIQDISHSLTFFDRTAASLDEAMDIIPALSSEGSGKENVHLSFLQAFLKGYPLFKGRLGQKVEANLDEYRGFVADETKACFVESIDLYYDCPITRQGITLVDTPGADSINARHTGVAFEYIKNADAILFVTYYNHAFAKADREFLIQLGRVKDTFELDKMFFIVNAIDLARDEEEKNDVIDYVENQLIQYGIRFPRIFGVSSLQALKEAGSKQSGMEGFKQEFNAFIENELVSMSVESAQNELERGFHRFREYVSHASSDQDYKQERSQQLKQAAKEIQQLVDSQSVEPLTIEMMQESKELVHYVKQRVFFRVSDFYKEAFHSGLFLQYANHSQAIREGLKEFLDSIGFDLAQEMRATSLRIQQFIEKQLSAHWTVLEGKIQEVEKGLVLSPQETQYEHTIEFEHAFKQADPTSFEDAFSSFKNPKQFFEKGGKKIIQDQLESRLQTPADSYLTTEQTRLSEWGATYLKEEFNAIHKEVNSQVMEQIQSHLDVLETVQDLDALQRDLDLLEKHSV; encoded by the coding sequence ATGAGTGGCATAAAACAAAAAAGCATACATTTACATAAAAGAATGGAAGAGCTTGCAGCTTATTACGAGCTTTTCAGTCAAAATGGAGACGGTGAACGGGCTGACAAGGTTGAAAGGCTGGCCGAGAAATTGTTCAATGATGAATTGATTCTCGCTTTCTGCGGACACTTCTCCGCAGGGAAGTCAACGATGATCAATCATTTAATGGGAGAGGAAATTCTGCCATCAAGCCCCATCCCGACTAGTGCGAATCTGGTGAAAGTGCACCGTGCCAATGTGGACTTTGCGAAGATTCACTATCATGACTCGGAACCCCTTTACTTTCAGGCACCATACGATTTCTCAACGGTTAAAGAGTATTGTAAAAACGGGGAAGACGTTTATTCAGTTGAGATCGGACGGAGTAGGAGTGAGGTGCCTGAAGGGATCTCGATTCTTGATACACCCGGTGTCGACAGCACTGATGATGCCCACAGACTGTCCACTGAGTCTGCAATCCATCTGGCCGACGCTGTCTTTTACGTCATGGATTACAATCACGTGCAGTCTCAGGTGAACTTCGAATTCACGAAAGAAATGGTCCGCCATGGGGTGAAGCTGTATTTGATCGTGAATATGATTGATAAGCATCAGGAAGAAGAATTAAGCTTCCGTGATTTCAAAGAAAGTGTCAGTTCATCATTCGCATCATGGGGTGTTGTTCCCGACGGCACGTTCTTCACTAGCTTAAGGGATCCACGCCATCCTCACAATAACCTGGTGAAATTTCAGAAGCTGATTGGAGAACAGGTGGATAAGAAAAGCGGTTTGATTGAAGAATCGGCACAATCGGCCATTTCTCAATTGAAGTCCGAACACGAAAGATGGTATGAGGAAGAACTGGAGAAAATCGAACGAAAAGCCAGGGACGTCCTAAGCGAGCATGAATGGAAGAACAAAGAGGGCCTTCTATCATCTGAGAAAAAGCTGATGGATGAAGTGTCAAAAAAGGATGTCTCATCGGTTAAAGAACAGTTTGAGGAGAAGCGAAAGGAAGTCCTCAAGAATGCATATCTCATGCCTTTTGAAACGAGGGAAATGGCGAAAGCCTTTTTGGAAAGCAGACAAAAAGATTTTAAAGTGGGCTTCCTCTTTTCAAAGCAAAAGACCGAAGATGAAAGAGCTGAACGACTGGAGAAGTTCAAAGAAGAAATCAATAGCCGGATTGAATCCCAGCTGGAATGGCATTTAAAAACATTAGGAAAAGACATGGTGAAAGCATATGGGGCAGGCGATTCCGCTGAATGGGATCGATTGACACTTGCGATCGATGAAGTGTTCCTGACTGATTTGATCAAGCCGGGGGCAGGGGTCACAAGTGATTATGTCCTGCAATATTGCGAAGACCTTTCAGAAGCATTGAAAAAAAGGGCGAGGAACGACTCCAATGAAAGAATCCAACGACTCCTGATAGAGTTGGAAACATCTTCTGCCAGGGAGAAGGAGGCTGCTCTAAAAGAACTCCATTTGCTGCAGGAGAAGACCGCCGTCATTTATGAATGGGACGCCATGTCTCATGAAAAGGACACGCAAATCAAACGGATGAGAGCAATCCAAATCGATTCGAAACAGGCTGAGATCATCATTCAAAAATGGAAAGAACGATGGAAGGAAAGAGAAGAAACTTACACAGTTGCATCACAATCCGATTCAAGCCAGCCTAAAGAAGAAAAAACGAAAGCTCCGAAAAGGCATCACCAGGAGAAGGAGCAAAATGAATCTTCTATTGAAGAGGTGACCCAGCGTCTTGATGTCATGACCGATGTGTTCAGAAAATATAAAGGATTTTCAAAAATCGCCGATCACCTGGCAGGTAAGAAGACGCGACTGTCCAATCAATCATTCACGATTGCTTTATTCGGTGCTTTCAGTGCAGGGAAATCTTCATTCGCAAACGCACTTTTAGGGAAGAAAGTCCTCCCTGTCAGCCCGAACCCGACTACTGCCTCTATCAACCGGATCAAGCCTGTATCAGAGGAAGGAAAACATGAGACGGCACATGTCCAAATCAAGACGCATGAGCAGTTGATTCAGGATATCAGCCATTCCCTGACGTTCTTTGACCGAACGGCTGCTTCACTTGATGAAGCGATGGATATCATCCCGGCCCTGTCGAGTGAAGGAAGCGGGAAAGAAAACGTCCATCTTTCTTTCCTTCAGGCTTTCCTAAAGGGCTATCCTTTGTTCAAGGGAAGGCTGGGACAAAAGGTGGAAGCGAACCTGGATGAATATCGGGGGTTTGTTGCCGATGAAACGAAAGCCTGCTTCGTCGAATCCATCGATCTTTATTACGACTGCCCAATCACAAGGCAGGGAATCACCCTGGTTGATACACCAGGGGCTGATTCGATTAATGCAAGGCATACGGGAGTTGCGTTTGAATATATCAAGAATGCTGACGCCATACTGTTTGTCACCTATTACAATCATGCCTTTGCCAAGGCCGATCGTGAATTCCTCATCCAATTGGGACGTGTGAAGGATACATTCGAACTTGATAAAATGTTCTTCATCGTCAATGCCATCGACCTTGCTCGTGATGAGGAAGAAAAGAATGATGTCATCGATTATGTGGAAAACCAGTTGATACAATACGGCATCAGGTTTCCAAGGATCTTCGGGGTCTCTTCCTTGCAGGCCCTGAAAGAAGCCGGTTCAAAGCAGTCTGGAATGGAAGGGTTCAAGCAGGAATTCAACGCTTTCATCGAGAATGAGTTAGTGAGCATGAGCGTGGAATCTGCACAGAATGAACTTGAAAGAGGATTCCATCGTTTTCGGGAATATGTTAGCCATGCATCAAGCGATCAGGACTATAAACAGGAACGAAGCCAACAGCTTAAACAGGCGGCGAAGGAAATTCAGCAGCTTGTCGACAGCCAGTCTGTCGAGCCTCTTACCATTGAAATGATGCAGGAATCCAAAGAGCTTGTCCATTATGTTAAGCAGCGAGTGTTTTTCAGGGTATCAGACTTCTATAAGGAAGCCTTTCACTCAGGATTGTTTTTGCAGTACGCCAATCACTCTCAGGCGATCAGAGAGGGACTGAAGGAATTTCTGGACAGTATCGGCTTCGATCTTGCACAGGAAATGCGGGCTACATCCCTCCGCATCCAGCAGTTCATTGAAAAACAATTAAGTGCCCACTGGACGGTGCTTGAAGGGAAAATACAAGAGGTGGAAAAGGGCCTTGTCCTGTCTCCACAGGAAACACAGTATGAACATACCATTGAATTTGAACATGCATTCAAACAAGCGGATCCGACATCATTTGAAGATGCATTCTCCTCATTCAAAAATCCGAAACAGTTTTTTGAAAAGGGTGGAAAGAAAATCATTCAGGATCAATTGGAATCACGCCTGCAAACGCCTGCCGACAGCTATTTAACAACAGAACAGACGCGCCTTTCTGAATGGGGGGCAACCTATTTGAAAGAGGAATTCAATGCCATCCATAAGGAAGTGAACAGTCAAGTGATGGAGCAGATCCAGTCCCACTTGGATGTGCTGGAAACTGTTCAGGACCTGGATGCATTGCAACGGGATCTGGACTTATTGGAAAAGCATTCTGTGTAA